A genomic region of Oncorhynchus mykiss isolate Arlee chromosome 16, USDA_OmykA_1.1, whole genome shotgun sequence contains the following coding sequences:
- the b4galt5 gene encoding beta-1,4-galactosyltransferase 5 isoform X2 — translation MVQATGIHIKDNVKNIGVQVLEQVVRGGYNINGTDYAYDFNLSESDVPPTTYLPDSFTYLSSQICPERLPSMKGRLEVNMSEMALEDVERVLLNAEPSMTLGGYWKPRDCVPRWKVAILVPFRNRHEHLPILLRHLIPALQRQRLQFAFYVVEQVGSEPFNRAMLFNVGFREAMRDLDWDCMVFHDVDHMLENDRNYYGCGDMPRHFAVKLNKYSYMLPYNEFFGGVSGLTVEQFTKINGFPNAFWGWGGEDDDLWNRVQYANYTVSRPQGELGRYMSIPHHHRGEVQFLGRYTLLRRSKERQSLDGLNNLRYSPLLSRRPLYTNISVSLSRKLAPIADYN, via the exons ATGGTGCAGGCCACAGGGATTCACATCAAGGACAACGTGAAGAATATCGGTGTTCAGGTTCTAGAGCAGGTGGTCAGAGGTGGTTACAATATCAATGGGACAG ATTATGCCTATGACTTCAACCTGAGTGAGAGTGATGTGCCGCCCACCACATACCTCCCCGACAGCTTCACCTATTTGTCCTCACAGATCTGCCCAGAGAGACTGCCCTCCATGA aggGGAGGCTGGAGGTGAATATGAGTGAGATGGCTCTGGAGGATGTGGAGAGGGTTCTGTTGAATGCTGAGCCTAGCATGACCCTGGGGGGCTACTGGAAGCCCAGGGACTGTGTCCCACGCTGGAAG GTGGCGATACTGGTCCCATTCCGAAACCGCCATGAGCACCTGCCCATCTTACTCAGACACCTGATACCAGCACTACAAAGACAGAGGCTACAGTTCGCCTTCTATGTTGTAGAGCAG gTTGGTAGTGAGCCCTTCAATAGGGCCATGTTGTTTAACGTTGGCTTCCGGGAGGCTATGCGGGACCTGGACTGGGACTGTATGGTGTTCCACGATGTAGACCACATGCTGGAGAACGACAGGAACTACTACGGCTGTGGAGACATGCCTCGCCACTTCGCTGTCAAACTCAACAAGTACTCCTACAT gcTTCCGTACAATGAGTTCTTTGGTGGCGTCAGTGGTCTAACAGTGGAACAGTTCACCAAGATCAATGGTTTTCCCAATGCATTCTGGGGCTGGGGAGGGGAAGACGACGACCTTTGGAACAG GGTGCAGTACGCTAACTACACGGTCAGTCGGCCGCAGGGAGAGTTGGGTCGTTACATGTCAATCCCACACCACCACCGTGGCGAGGTGCAGTTCCTGGGAAG GTACACTCTTCTAAGGCGCTCTAAGGAGAGACAGAGTCTGGATGGGCTCAACAACCTGCGGTACTCCCCCCTATTGTCCCGGAGGCCTCTCTACACCAACATATCAGTCAGCCTGAGCAGGAAGCTAGCCCCTATAGCAGACTATAACTGA
- the LOC110492516 gene encoding EMILIN-3, translated as MRSRFSQAALQPFILGVFLSLVDTKGTFYGTGHGNPFFGGSHGNRYNLYKAGVNPQYTPGKPMTRHKNHCAYVVQKNITCTTQDGMDTYVTAEYTTKCIWGQKCPVVMYRTFYKPKYKVGYKTITELEWRCCPGYSGENCYDGPTSLPDMMPPFRGGAPHRPGTKGYPHGQPRPPLDHKPVPGGANLEPGRPFPNQPDSRPIPTGQLPTGNGKPNYGYKVGVSGERLDRMEVDLRHLTQGLDILNGVVAGLEDRLRLSLREDTTKMLGSLLSSAPRLSDSSVGFGVIPDGTPDGLKGGEGFPGFGDLAGKVTEVKDELRAKGHMLEEIQGMVLGHDWQLKRMLEAATGRPIPGSGSPTIMELLDAKLAGVRAEILDGFERRLSGLENHCEERIGEVQRQCHNEHMNGQEQIQQSLDGRETGLREELGTLQAQIQGLTLTESCCGQVNSLSQRVLMLEESVTGLTESQRQLQAALTDQTIHIETLLEARLENMDARLNATESGEVGVARVPWDLDGFKTLEDKLKTLENRVFVAVEELRNATAPALLEGQVVPALETEIESVRRRVEGDLDGIQKQLTDLELLCTSSCSLATTPEGGTGTGLAEEECEEVEKKVSGRLDSHANQLDHLNTTLQTLLNRIAQEDEEGSVQGEITLLKINVNSVNRTLKGLRDSVSLFTKGVGQANATWTHRENQLATEVQGITQLVGRQASLLGAGERRLAQLKGELVGLRRRLAGELQGCWSTALGVQREVKEVDSRVSQVEGQCGSLGELADHLERIRAELERHSDSYLSQVNGTLASHSTQLAELKGEIKDCVGKGSANHRGDQ; from the exons AAACCACTGTGCGTATGTGGTCCAGAAGAACATCACGTGTACGACGCAGGACGGTATGGACACTTACGTGACAGCAGAGTACACAACCAAGTGCATCTGGGGGCAGAAGTGTCCTGTCGTCAT GTACCGGACCTTCTACAAGCCTAAATACAAGGTGGGTTATAAAACCATCACTGAGCTGGAGTGGAGGTGCTGTCCTGGCTACTCTGGAGAGAACTGTTACGATGGACCCACCTCCCTGCCCGATATGATGCCCCCCTTCAGGGGTGGTGCCCCCCACCGCCCAGGAACGAAGGGATACCCTCACGGGCAGCCCCGACCCCCCTTGGACCACAAACCTGTCCCTGGGGGGGCTAATTTGGAGCCTGGGAGGCCCTTCCCAAATCAGCCTGATAGTAGACCCATTCCCACTGGACAACTTCCCACCGGGAACGGCAAACCCAACTATG gTTATAAGGTTGGTGTTAGTGGAGAGCGTCTGGACCGTATGGAGGTGGACCTGCGTCATCTAACCCAGGGTCTGGACATTCTGAACGGGGTGGTGGCTGGCCTGGAGGACCGTCTGCGCCTCTCTCTCCGGGAGGATACCACCAAGATGCTGGGCTCCCTGCTCTCCAGTGCCCCCCGTCTCTCTGACTCTTCCGTTGGCTTCGGGGTTATCCCAGACGGGACTCCAGACGGCCTGAAGGGGGGAGAGGGTTTCCCGGGGTTTGGGGATCTGGCTGGGAAGGTGACGGAGGTGAAGGATGAGCTCAGAGCCAAGGGACACATGCTGGAGGAGATACAG GGTATGGTTCTGGGCCATGACTGGCAGCTGAAGAGGATGTTGGAAGCTGCGACCGGCAGGCCCATCCCTGGATCGGGCTCTCCCACCATCATGGAGCTGCTGGATGCTAAGCTTGCTGGCGTCCGCGCTGAGATCCTGGACGGCTTCGAGAGGCGTCTGTCTGGCCTGGAGAACCACtgtgaggagaggataggagaggtcCAGAGACAGTGTCATAATGAACACATGAACGGACAGGAACAGATTCAGCAGTCACTGGACGGCAGAGAGACTGGCCTGAGAGAGGAGCTGGGTACTCTGCAGGCCCAAATACAGGGACTGACCCTCACTGAGAGCTGCTGCGGACAG GTGAACAGCCTGTCCCAGCGGGTGTTGATGCTAGAGGAGTCAGTGACGGGGTTAACAGAGTCTCAGCGCCAGCTCCAGGCTGCTCTCACTGACCAGACTATCCACATCGAGACCCTGTTAGAGGCCCGTCTGGAGAACATGGATGCCCGGCTCAATGCCACAGAGTCTGGGGAAGTAGGGGTTGCCAGGGTGCCTTGGGACCTGGACGGCTTCAAGACCCTGGAGGACAAGCTGAAGACCCTGGAGAACAGGGTGTTTGTGGCCGTGGAAGAGCTGAGAAACGCCACCGCCCCAGCTCTGCTGGAGGGTCAGGTGGTGCCCGCCCTGGAGACAGAGATCGAGTCAGtcaggaggagggtggagggagaccTGGACGGCATCCAGAAACAGCTCACAGACCTGGAGCTTCTCTGcacctcctcctgctccctcGCAACTACCCCTGAAGGAGGCACGGGGACAGGCCTAGCGGAGGAGGAGTGTGAGGAGGTGGAGAAGAAGGTGTCAGGTCGTCTGGACTCCCACGCCAACCAGCTAGACCATCTCAACACCACGCTGCAGACCCTTCTGAACCGTATCGCCCAGGAGGATGAGGAAGGCTCTGTCCAGGGAGAGATCACCCTCCTCAAGATCAATGTCAACTCTGTCAACCGCACCCTGAAGGGTCTGAGGGACTCTGTTAGCTTGTTCACTAAGGGAGTGGGCCAAGCTAATGCCACATGGACACACAGGGAGAACCAGCTAGCCACCGAGGTCCAGGGCATCACCCAGCTGGTGGGGCGCCAGGCCTCCCTCCTAGGGGCCGGGGAGCGCCGACTAGCCCAGCTGAAGGGGGAACTGGTGGGCCTGAGGAGGAGGCTGGCCGGAGAGCTTCAGGGCTGCTGGAGCACGGCCCTTGGGGTTCAGAGGGAGGTGAAGGAGGTGGATAGTCGTGTGTCCCAGGTGGAGGGACAGTGTGGCAGCCTGGGGGAGCTGGCGGACCACCTGGAGAGGATCAGAGCAGAGCTGGAGAGACATTCTGACTCGTACCTGTCACAGGTGAATGGAACGCTGGCCAGTCACTCTACACAGCTAGCCGAGCTGAAGGGAGAGATCAAAGACTGTGTCGGGAAGGGCTCAGCCAATCATAGGGGAGACCAGTAG
- the b4galt5 gene encoding beta-1,4-galactosyltransferase 5 isoform X1 codes for MPTHLRFRRRSFLGLIFLFSLSTTALYFIYSAPGIVNEYLFMVQATGIHIKDNVKNIGVQVLEQVVRGGYNINGTDYAYDFNLSESDVPPTTYLPDSFTYLSSQICPERLPSMKGRLEVNMSEMALEDVERVLLNAEPSMTLGGYWKPRDCVPRWKVAILVPFRNRHEHLPILLRHLIPALQRQRLQFAFYVVEQVGSEPFNRAMLFNVGFREAMRDLDWDCMVFHDVDHMLENDRNYYGCGDMPRHFAVKLNKYSYMLPYNEFFGGVSGLTVEQFTKINGFPNAFWGWGGEDDDLWNRVQYANYTVSRPQGELGRYMSIPHHHRGEVQFLGRYTLLRRSKERQSLDGLNNLRYSPLLSRRPLYTNISVSLSRKLAPIADYN; via the exons TAAATGAGTACCTGTTTATGGTGCAGGCCACAGGGATTCACATCAAGGACAACGTGAAGAATATCGGTGTTCAGGTTCTAGAGCAGGTGGTCAGAGGTGGTTACAATATCAATGGGACAG ATTATGCCTATGACTTCAACCTGAGTGAGAGTGATGTGCCGCCCACCACATACCTCCCCGACAGCTTCACCTATTTGTCCTCACAGATCTGCCCAGAGAGACTGCCCTCCATGA aggGGAGGCTGGAGGTGAATATGAGTGAGATGGCTCTGGAGGATGTGGAGAGGGTTCTGTTGAATGCTGAGCCTAGCATGACCCTGGGGGGCTACTGGAAGCCCAGGGACTGTGTCCCACGCTGGAAG GTGGCGATACTGGTCCCATTCCGAAACCGCCATGAGCACCTGCCCATCTTACTCAGACACCTGATACCAGCACTACAAAGACAGAGGCTACAGTTCGCCTTCTATGTTGTAGAGCAG gTTGGTAGTGAGCCCTTCAATAGGGCCATGTTGTTTAACGTTGGCTTCCGGGAGGCTATGCGGGACCTGGACTGGGACTGTATGGTGTTCCACGATGTAGACCACATGCTGGAGAACGACAGGAACTACTACGGCTGTGGAGACATGCCTCGCCACTTCGCTGTCAAACTCAACAAGTACTCCTACAT gcTTCCGTACAATGAGTTCTTTGGTGGCGTCAGTGGTCTAACAGTGGAACAGTTCACCAAGATCAATGGTTTTCCCAATGCATTCTGGGGCTGGGGAGGGGAAGACGACGACCTTTGGAACAG GGTGCAGTACGCTAACTACACGGTCAGTCGGCCGCAGGGAGAGTTGGGTCGTTACATGTCAATCCCACACCACCACCGTGGCGAGGTGCAGTTCCTGGGAAG GTACACTCTTCTAAGGCGCTCTAAGGAGAGACAGAGTCTGGATGGGCTCAACAACCTGCGGTACTCCCCCCTATTGTCCCGGAGGCCTCTCTACACCAACATATCAGTCAGCCTGAGCAGGAAGCTAGCCCCTATAGCAGACTATAACTGA